A single region of the Acidobacteriota bacterium genome encodes:
- the lysS gene encoding lysine--tRNA ligase, producing MSDSELVAQRRAKYEAILALGVRPYPSTFDATHRIADIVATYDTYTGEALDADHVPVRAAGRILGMRTFGKANFLVLSDGVAQLQVYVRKDSVSEEAFALFGHLDFGDQIGVHGRLFRTRTGELTIWASALTFLAKSFLPLPEKWHGLQDIETRYRQRYLDLIVNPDARRVFDVRARTLQTIRGFLDARGFLEVETPMMQPLAGGALARPFVTHHNALDMKLYMRIAPELYLKRLVVGGMDRVYEINRNFRNEGISTQHNPEFTMLEFYQAYVDYQYLMRLTEEMLAEVAMATTGSTDLTFGEHAISFAAPFRRLSLRHAAAERASERLQRSVDVDMLRDAATARSIAVALGLDVPDGQGAGKTATAIFEALCEEDLIQPTFIHDFPTEVSPLSKQKPDDPDTVERFELYAGGFELANAFSELNDPAEQRRRFEDQLSERARGDAEAHQMDEDYIRALEYGLPPTGGEGVGIDRLVMLLTNSPSIREVILFPLMRQR from the coding sequence ATGTCCGATTCAGAACTCGTCGCTCAGCGCCGTGCCAAGTACGAGGCGATCCTCGCGCTCGGCGTGCGGCCGTACCCGAGTACCTTCGACGCCACGCACCGCATCGCCGACATCGTGGCGACGTATGACACGTACACGGGCGAGGCGCTCGACGCCGATCACGTGCCGGTGCGCGCGGCGGGACGCATCCTCGGGATGCGCACCTTCGGCAAGGCGAACTTCCTCGTGCTGTCTGACGGCGTGGCACAGTTGCAGGTCTACGTGCGGAAGGACTCGGTGAGTGAAGAGGCCTTCGCGCTGTTCGGGCATCTCGATTTCGGCGATCAGATCGGCGTCCACGGCCGCCTGTTCAGGACGCGTACCGGCGAGTTGACGATCTGGGCGTCGGCGCTGACGTTCCTCGCCAAGAGCTTCCTGCCGCTGCCGGAGAAGTGGCACGGACTGCAGGACATCGAGACGCGCTATCGCCAGCGGTATCTCGATCTGATCGTGAACCCGGACGCGCGCCGCGTGTTCGACGTGCGGGCGCGGACGCTGCAGACCATTCGAGGCTTCCTCGACGCGCGCGGGTTCCTCGAAGTCGAGACCCCGATGATGCAGCCGCTGGCGGGCGGCGCACTGGCGCGTCCGTTCGTGACGCATCACAACGCGCTCGACATGAAGTTGTACATGCGCATCGCGCCCGAGCTGTACCTCAAGCGGCTCGTCGTCGGCGGCATGGATCGCGTGTACGAGATCAACAGGAACTTCCGCAACGAGGGCATCTCCACGCAGCACAATCCCGAGTTCACGATGCTGGAGTTCTATCAGGCGTACGTGGACTACCAGTACCTGATGCGCCTCACCGAGGAGATGTTGGCCGAGGTGGCGATGGCCACCACGGGCTCGACCGACCTCACCTTCGGCGAGCACGCGATCTCGTTCGCGGCGCCGTTCCGCCGCCTGTCGCTGCGGCACGCGGCCGCCGAGCGCGCGTCGGAGCGGTTGCAGCGATCGGTGGACGTCGACATGCTGCGCGACGCGGCCACGGCACGCAGCATCGCCGTCGCGCTCGGCCTCGACGTGCCGGACGGACAGGGCGCGGGCAAGACCGCCACGGCGATCTTCGAAGCGTTGTGCGAGGAGGACCTGATCCAGCCGACGTTCATCCACGATTTCCCGACGGAGGTGTCGCCGCTTTCCAAGCAGAAGCCCGACGACCCCGACACGGTCGAGCGTTTCGAGCTGTATGCGGGTGGTTTCGAACTCGCCAACGCGTTCAGCGAGCTGAACGATCCCGCCGAACAGCGGCGCCGGTTCGAGGACCAGTTGAGCGAACGCGCGCGCGGCGACGCCGAGGCGCACCAGATGGACGAGGACTACATCCGCGCGCTGGAGTACGGCCTGCCGCCTACCGGCGGCGAAGGGGTGGGCATCGACAGGCTCGTGATGCTCCTGACCAACAGCCCCAGCATCAGGGAGGTGATTCTGTTCCCCCTCATGCGCCAGCGCTGA
- the vanZ gene encoding VanZ family protein, whose translation MVTYGLLAGLCLMGLTGWRQRRIAGGPALVAFVMAVLYGVSDEWHQSFVPGRTPDVADVVADALGAALAAGGAWAWAILLAGRSTPRQS comes from the coding sequence ATGGTGACGTACGGTCTGCTCGCCGGCCTGTGCCTGATGGGCCTCACAGGCTGGCGCCAGCGTCGCATCGCCGGCGGACCCGCGCTTGTGGCCTTCGTCATGGCCGTCCTCTACGGCGTCTCCGATGAATGGCACCAGTCGTTCGTGCCGGGCCGCACGCCAGACGTGGCCGACGTGGTGGCCGATGCGCTGGGCGCGGCGCTGGCCGCTGGCGGCGCGTGGGCGTGGGCTATACTGCTGGCCGGGCGATCGACGCCCCGGCAGTCCTGA
- a CDS encoding ATP-binding protein, which yields MDAVCALCHGTGWKSVEHDGERRVTRCDCWRDASASRRRVDSRIPRRYQHCAFSPFDTYGNPSLDRALASARALVQRYPVTDRGLFLLGPPGVGKTHLAVAVLRALVQEKGARGVFYDTRDLLRVIRATYDPVVRETERDVLRPVMTADVLVLDDLGAEKASEWVDETLNLIVNTRYSEKRLTLFTSNYVDDPDPTIPESLLYRIGLRMRSRLHEMCEFLDLDGADYRELPPNGGTDDLVALWRMRHKPGGSGRLPVKASAPMRAKLRDGARAPATAAPELKWPGGRAGTRR from the coding sequence TTGGACGCTGTCTGCGCACTCTGTCACGGCACGGGTTGGAAGTCCGTCGAGCACGACGGCGAACGTCGCGTGACGCGCTGCGATTGCTGGCGCGACGCGTCGGCGTCGCGGCGTCGTGTCGACTCGCGCATTCCGCGCCGGTATCAGCACTGCGCCTTCTCGCCGTTCGACACGTACGGCAATCCGTCGCTCGACCGCGCGCTCGCGTCGGCGCGCGCGCTCGTGCAGCGCTATCCGGTCACCGATCGCGGCCTGTTCCTCCTCGGCCCTCCGGGCGTGGGCAAGACGCACCTGGCCGTTGCGGTGCTGCGAGCGCTGGTTCAGGAGAAGGGCGCGCGCGGCGTCTTCTACGACACGCGCGACCTGTTGCGCGTGATCCGCGCGACGTACGATCCGGTCGTGCGCGAGACGGAACGCGATGTGCTCCGTCCCGTCATGACGGCAGACGTGCTCGTTCTCGACGATCTGGGTGCCGAGAAGGCGTCCGAATGGGTGGACGAGACGCTGAACCTGATCGTCAACACGCGTTACAGCGAGAAGCGTCTCACGCTGTTCACGTCCAACTACGTGGACGATCCCGATCCGACGATTCCCGAGTCGCTGCTGTACCGCATCGGGCTCCGCATGCGATCGCGCCTGCACGAGATGTGCGAGTTCCTCGATCTCGACGGCGCGGACTATCGCGAACTGCCGCCCAACGGCGGCACAGACGACCTCGTGGCGCTGTGGCGCATGCGGCACAAGCCCGGTGGAAGCGGGCGCCTCCCGGTGAAGGCCAGCGCGCCCATGCGCGCGAAACTGCGCGACGGCGCGCGCGCGCCGGCAACAGCCGCGCCCGAGCTCAAATGGCCGGGCGGCCGCGCCGGTACGCGCCGCTGA
- the nusB gene encoding transcription antitermination factor NusB produces MAAAYGESGDAGVKRDPHHLRQARESALQMLYGWEMGGDALPEAIAGVRELQLRPPVAGRDALAEELAYGTARALERIDPLIAEAATNWRLERLAIVDRLVLRLAVHELLDRPDTPPAVVINEALELARTFSAPDAVRFVNGVLDAIRKRLTDRQPATGDGQPESGHRAPGTGRRISDTEQ; encoded by the coding sequence ATGGCAGCCGCGTACGGCGAAAGCGGGGATGCGGGGGTGAAGCGTGATCCTCATCACCTGCGTCAGGCGCGCGAGTCGGCGCTCCAGATGCTGTACGGCTGGGAGATGGGCGGGGACGCGCTTCCCGAAGCCATCGCCGGCGTGCGGGAACTGCAGCTACGTCCACCCGTGGCGGGCCGCGACGCGCTGGCCGAGGAGCTCGCGTACGGGACGGCTCGCGCGCTCGAGCGCATCGATCCGTTGATCGCCGAGGCCGCGACCAACTGGCGTCTCGAACGCCTCGCCATCGTCGACCGCCTGGTTCTGCGTCTCGCCGTCCACGAGCTCCTCGATCGTCCGGACACTCCTCCGGCCGTTGTCATCAACGAAGCGCTGGAACTGGCCCGCACCTTCAGCGCCCCCGATGCCGTCCGCTTCGTGAACGGCGTACTCGACGCCATCAGGAAGAGGCTCACGGACCGGCAACCGGCAACCGGCGACGGGCAACCGGAGTCCGGGCACCGGGCACCGGGCACCGGGCGCCGGATTTCAGACACGGAGCAGTGA
- a CDS encoding carbohydrate kinase family protein, translating into MPRHIVTGSIAYDYLMTFPGAFTELLLPEHLQRLSLSFLVDEMEKRRGGCAPNIAYTLALLGERPALMATAGQDFSDYRSWLEAANVDTSLVHDVGDKFTASFFCSTDTQNNQIASFYAGAMADADQLSFRTAGGADLVIISPNDPKAMVQYADECRALGLRYIFDPGQQCARLDGPELAAGLVGANIVICNDYEYELIREKTALDVDALLEKSEAVIVTRGEHGSSIHVPGRRIDVPAAPERRVADPTGVGDAYRGGLMKGLALGADWETCGRLGSVAATYALEHVGGQSHAYSLDEFRERYTDAFRSDCPF; encoded by the coding sequence ATGCCCCGTCACATCGTCACCGGTTCGATCGCATACGACTACTTGATGACCTTTCCTGGCGCGTTCACGGAACTGCTCCTGCCCGAGCACCTGCAGCGCCTGAGCCTCAGCTTCCTCGTCGACGAGATGGAGAAGCGGCGCGGAGGGTGCGCGCCCAACATCGCGTACACGCTGGCGCTGCTCGGTGAACGGCCCGCGCTGATGGCGACGGCGGGACAGGACTTCAGTGACTATCGTTCGTGGCTCGAAGCCGCCAACGTGGACACGTCGCTCGTCCATGACGTGGGCGACAAGTTCACGGCGTCGTTCTTCTGCAGCACCGACACGCAGAACAACCAGATCGCGTCGTTCTACGCCGGTGCGATGGCCGATGCCGATCAGTTGTCGTTCCGGACGGCCGGTGGCGCGGATCTGGTCATCATCTCACCCAACGATCCGAAGGCGATGGTGCAGTACGCCGACGAGTGCCGTGCCCTCGGCCTCCGCTACATCTTCGATCCCGGCCAGCAGTGCGCGCGTCTCGATGGCCCCGAGCTGGCCGCGGGGCTCGTCGGCGCGAACATCGTCATCTGCAACGACTACGAGTACGAACTGATTCGGGAGAAGACGGCGCTCGACGTCGACGCGCTGCTCGAGAAGTCCGAAGCGGTCATCGTCACCAGGGGCGAACACGGGTCGTCGATTCACGTGCCCGGGCGTCGCATCGACGTGCCCGCAGCGCCGGAACGCCGCGTTGCCGATCCGACGGGCGTGGGCGATGCGTATCGTGGCGGACTCATGAAGGGGCTCGCGCTCGGCGCCGACTGGGAGACGTGCGGACGCCTCGGCAGCGTGGCGGCCACGTATGCGCTCGAGCACGTGGGCGGCCAGAGCCATGCGTACAGCCTCGACGAGTTCCGCGAGCGCTACACAGACGCATTCCGGAGCGATTGCCCGTTCTGA
- the mtnP gene encoding S-methyl-5'-thioadenosine phosphorylase, whose protein sequence is MSITIGLIGGRGLYDMAELTDRQERTIETPFGAPSGPYVTGTIGGTRVAFLARHGAGHRLAPSELNFRANIFGFKTLGVERLLSASAVGSLRDDIAPLDLVIPDQFIDRTCGRIGTFFGDGLVGHIAFADPVCGQVAQAAYDAATGAGARVHKGGTYVCMEGPAFSTRAESHLYRSWGAQIIGMTNLQEAKLAREAEICYATIALVTDYDCWHPDHDHVTVEMVIANLTQNARTAQRVIASAVAALASTPRTCACGQALATALITRPDAVPDETRRMLARIVGKYLPQ, encoded by the coding sequence ATGTCCATCACGATTGGGCTCATCGGCGGCCGCGGCCTGTACGACATGGCCGAACTCACCGATCGGCAGGAACGCACCATCGAGACGCCATTCGGCGCACCGTCTGGGCCCTACGTCACGGGTACCATCGGCGGCACGCGCGTGGCGTTCCTCGCGCGGCACGGCGCGGGCCACCGCCTCGCGCCGTCGGAGCTGAACTTCCGCGCCAACATCTTCGGCTTCAAGACGCTCGGGGTGGAGCGCCTGCTGTCGGCCAGCGCCGTCGGGTCGCTGCGTGACGACATCGCCCCCCTCGATCTCGTGATCCCGGACCAGTTCATCGATCGCACGTGCGGCCGCATCGGCACGTTCTTTGGCGACGGCCTCGTCGGCCACATCGCCTTCGCGGATCCGGTGTGCGGCCAGGTCGCGCAGGCGGCCTACGACGCGGCCACCGGCGCCGGCGCACGCGTTCACAAGGGCGGCACGTACGTGTGCATGGAGGGCCCCGCGTTCTCCACGCGCGCCGAGTCGCACCTCTATCGCTCGTGGGGCGCGCAGATCATCGGGATGACCAACCTGCAGGAGGCCAAACTCGCGCGCGAGGCGGAGATCTGCTACGCGACGATCGCTCTGGTCACCGACTACGACTGTTGGCATCCCGATCACGACCACGTGACGGTGGAGATGGTCATCGCCAACCTCACGCAGAACGCCCGCACCGCGCAGCGCGTGATCGCGAGCGCCGTCGCCGCACTGGCGTCGACGCCGCGCACCTGCGCCTGCGGTCAGGCCCTCGCCACCGCGCTCATCACCCGTCCCGACGCCGTGCCCGACGAGACACGACGCATGCTCGCACGCATCGTCGGGAAGTATCTGCCGCAGTGA
- the hemW gene encoding radical SAM family heme chaperone HemW gives MTPPLGLYVHIPFCSAICHYCNFNRGLMDAALKDAYVEALVTHVARLAEPILVDTIYMGGGTPSLLDPHDVRRIVEACRAAFDVVPGTEITMEANPETVDARRLAGFRAAGVTRLSFGVQSFRDEELRRLGRLHSADRARAAMREARAEGFDDVSLDLMMWLPGQSVSQWMMSVDALIDMAPDHASLYLLELYPNAPLQELMAREQWSQTAEDDAADMYELAMGRLAAAGLAQYEISNVARQGHESRHNLKYWHDTGWLAVGCGAHGSREGRRWSHVADTGAYVDRVMAGADPTGQSRHLDRTQQLAEALFMGLRLVEGIDLAAFRARFDVDVWDRYGDALAPASEAGLLERVSGRIRLTRRGMLLANEVMQVFV, from the coding sequence GTGACACCGCCGCTCGGCCTCTACGTCCACATCCCGTTCTGCAGCGCGATCTGCCACTACTGCAACTTCAACCGCGGCCTGATGGACGCTGCGCTGAAGGACGCGTACGTCGAGGCGCTCGTCACGCACGTCGCGCGTCTTGCCGAACCCATCCTCGTCGACACGATCTACATGGGCGGCGGCACACCGTCGCTGCTCGATCCCCACGACGTGCGTCGCATCGTCGAGGCGTGTCGCGCGGCGTTCGACGTCGTGCCCGGGACCGAGATCACGATGGAGGCCAACCCGGAGACGGTCGACGCACGTCGCCTCGCGGGATTCAGGGCCGCTGGCGTGACACGCCTGTCGTTCGGCGTGCAGTCGTTCCGCGACGAGGAATTGCGGCGGCTCGGGCGCCTGCACAGCGCGGATCGCGCGCGTGCCGCGATGCGCGAGGCGCGAGCCGAAGGCTTCGACGATGTCAGTCTCGACCTGATGATGTGGCTGCCCGGCCAGAGCGTGTCGCAGTGGATGATGTCTGTCGACGCGCTCATCGACATGGCCCCCGATCACGCGTCGCTCTATCTGCTCGAGCTGTATCCCAACGCGCCGCTCCAGGAGTTGATGGCGCGCGAGCAGTGGTCGCAGACGGCAGAAGACGATGCCGCGGACATGTACGAACTGGCGATGGGTCGCCTCGCGGCGGCGGGACTCGCGCAGTACGAGATCTCCAACGTGGCGAGGCAGGGGCACGAGAGTCGCCACAACCTGAAGTACTGGCACGACACAGGGTGGCTGGCCGTTGGCTGCGGCGCGCATGGGTCGCGCGAGGGACGGCGATGGAGTCACGTGGCCGACACGGGGGCGTACGTCGACCGCGTCATGGCTGGAGCGGACCCGACAGGGCAGTCGCGGCACCTGGATCGCACGCAGCAACTGGCCGAGGCGCTCTTCATGGGACTGCGGCTGGTCGAGGGCATCGACCTCGCCGCGTTTCGGGCACGATTTGACGTAGATGTCTGGGATCGCTACGGTGATGCACTGGCACCGGCGTCGGAGGCTGGTCTGCTCGAGCGCGTTTCGGGCAGGATTCGGCTCACGCGCCGTGGCATGCTCCTCGCAAACGAGGTCATGCAGGTGTTTGTCTGA
- a CDS encoding acyl-CoA dehydrogenase family protein produces MDLHLTDDQRLLRESVREFAVRELAPHVMAWDEAQHFPMDLLPKLAELGLMGIRVPEALGGSGMSAVDYCLCIEELARVDPAIALSVAAHNGLAAAHLHMFGTPEQQTRFLVPLATGRVLGAWALTEASSGSDAAAMRTVARRDGTDWVLDGTKTFITHGNIAGVIVAMAVTDRARGNRGISAFVLPADTPGVRAGRKENKLGMRASETSEVVFEACRLPADALLGVEGQGFVNTLQVLDAGRIGIAALSVGLAQGAWDAARAYARPREQFGRPIASFQGIRWKLADLAKRIEASRLLTYSAAAAADEGVRTTRESSMAKLHASETAVRAADECVQIHGGYGFVKDYPAEKYFRDVKLLTIGEGTSEVQRLVIARQLLA; encoded by the coding sequence ATGGATCTGCATCTCACCGACGACCAGCGGCTGCTGCGCGAGAGCGTCAGGGAGTTCGCCGTGCGCGAACTGGCGCCACACGTGATGGCGTGGGACGAGGCGCAGCACTTCCCGATGGACCTGCTGCCGAAGCTCGCCGAGCTCGGGCTGATGGGGATTCGCGTACCCGAGGCGCTGGGCGGGTCTGGCATGTCGGCCGTGGACTACTGCCTGTGCATCGAAGAACTGGCGCGCGTGGACCCGGCGATCGCGCTGAGCGTCGCGGCGCACAACGGACTGGCCGCCGCCCACCTGCACATGTTCGGCACGCCCGAGCAGCAGACGCGCTTCCTCGTCCCTCTTGCAACAGGCCGGGTGCTCGGCGCCTGGGCACTCACCGAAGCGTCGTCAGGAAGCGATGCCGCGGCGATGCGTACTGTTGCGAGGCGCGACGGTACGGACTGGGTGCTCGACGGCACGAAGACGTTCATCACGCACGGCAACATCGCCGGCGTGATCGTGGCGATGGCCGTCACCGATCGCGCGCGCGGCAATCGCGGGATCTCGGCCTTCGTGTTGCCGGCAGACACGCCAGGCGTCAGGGCCGGCCGCAAGGAGAACAAGCTCGGGATGCGCGCCAGCGAGACGAGCGAGGTCGTGTTCGAGGCATGTCGCCTGCCGGCCGACGCGCTGCTCGGCGTCGAAGGGCAGGGCTTCGTCAACACGCTGCAGGTGCTCGACGCCGGCCGCATCGGAATCGCCGCGTTGTCGGTGGGGCTCGCGCAGGGCGCGTGGGACGCCGCGCGCGCCTATGCCCGCCCGCGCGAGCAGTTCGGCAGGCCAATCGCGTCGTTCCAGGGCATCCGCTGGAAACTTGCCGATCTCGCCAAGCGGATCGAGGCGTCGCGGCTGCTCACCTACAGCGCCGCGGCGGCGGCCGACGAGGGCGTCCGCACCACGCGCGAGTCGTCGATGGCCAAGCTGCACGCGAGCGAGACGGCCGTGCGCGCCGCCGACGAATGCGTGCAGATCCACGGCGGATACGGGTTCGTGAAGGACTATCCGGCCGAGAAATACTTCCGCGACGTGAAGCTGCTCACCATCGGCGAGGGCACCAGCGAGGTGCAGCGCCTGGTCATCGCCAGGCAGCTCCTCGCCTGA
- a CDS encoding 6,7-dimethyl-8-ribityllumazine synthase translates to MSQPVPQVPGLRVALVVSTYHDGITARLAEGAYEGLAAAGVAQRDISRLDVPGAYEIPFGARIAAVSGRVDAVVCLGCLIKGETPHFDYIASAVSHGLMQASLLQGVPMAFGVLTVNTMDEAVARVPEGAGNKGYEAAVAVATMAALAREWQPRTAKAGMRG, encoded by the coding sequence GTGTCCCAGCCCGTCCCACAGGTTCCAGGCCTGCGCGTTGCCCTCGTCGTGTCGACGTACCACGATGGAATCACCGCGCGGCTGGCTGAAGGTGCGTACGAAGGCCTCGCGGCCGCCGGTGTTGCGCAGCGCGACATCTCGCGCCTCGACGTGCCAGGTGCGTACGAGATTCCGTTCGGTGCGCGCATCGCCGCGGTGTCGGGGCGCGTTGACGCGGTGGTGTGCCTCGGCTGTCTCATCAAGGGCGAGACGCCGCACTTCGACTACATCGCGTCGGCCGTCTCGCATGGTCTGATGCAGGCGTCGCTTCTCCAGGGCGTGCCGATGGCGTTCGGCGTGCTCACCGTGAACACGATGGACGAGGCCGTCGCGCGCGTGCCCGAAGGGGCAGGCAACAAGGGCTACGAAGCCGCGGTCGCCGTGGCGACGATGGCGGCGCTGGCGCGGGAATGGCAGCCGCGTACGGCGAAAGCGGGGATGCGGGGGTGA
- a CDS encoding DUF2085 domain-containing protein: MSTSGSFEMTQAWWLRTGLTTAAVLWAVAIVVTPAMLHASAGRDASRGGLLLAAVVQGVGARICHQRPDRTFRVQGSLMPVCGRCTGLYVAGALGLLAGSVWRRPRRAATHSSRTLLVAAAVPTLATWTMEVAGVWNPGTPLRAVAALPLGAAAGWVCARALLHYPPMSARQASSSTTLPPLPLCAIGWLVPGAAHMLLGRREKGVIFLVVLVALFAAGLALEGRIFPIEPREPLVALAALADLGIGAPYFVAWALGLGSGTVVAASYEYANTYLIVAGLLNALVVLDAYDIAIGRKA; this comes from the coding sequence GTGTCCACCTCCGGCTCGTTCGAGATGACGCAGGCGTGGTGGCTGCGCACCGGTCTCACGACGGCGGCCGTCCTCTGGGCCGTGGCCATCGTGGTGACGCCAGCGATGCTGCATGCGTCAGCGGGACGTGACGCATCGCGCGGCGGCCTGCTGCTGGCCGCCGTTGTTCAGGGGGTCGGCGCCCGGATCTGCCATCAGCGTCCCGATCGAACGTTTCGTGTGCAGGGCTCGCTCATGCCCGTCTGTGGCCGCTGCACCGGCCTGTATGTCGCCGGGGCGCTCGGCTTGCTGGCAGGCAGCGTGTGGCGCCGTCCGCGTCGCGCCGCCACGCACTCGTCCCGGACGTTGCTCGTCGCGGCAGCGGTGCCCACGCTCGCCACATGGACGATGGAAGTGGCGGGTGTGTGGAATCCGGGGACACCGCTGCGCGCGGTGGCGGCCCTCCCGCTCGGCGCCGCGGCAGGCTGGGTGTGCGCGCGCGCCTTGCTACACTACCCCCCGATGTCCGCGCGTCAGGCCTCCTCGTCCACCACACTCCCGCCGCTGCCGTTGTGCGCGATCGGGTGGCTCGTGCCGGGAGCGGCGCACATGCTGCTCGGCCGTCGCGAGAAGGGCGTCATCTTCCTCGTGGTGCTCGTCGCGCTCTTTGCCGCCGGTCTCGCGCTCGAGGGGCGCATCTTCCCGATCGAGCCGCGTGAGCCGCTCGTGGCGCTGGCGGCGCTCGCAGACCTGGGGATTGGCGCGCCGTACTTCGTGGCCTGGGCGCTCGGTCTTGGTTCCGGAACCGTCGTGGCCGCGAGCTACGAGTACGCGAACACGTACCTGATCGTCGCGGGCCTGCTGAACGCGCTGGTGGTGCTCGACGCGTACGACATCGCGATCGGACGCAAGGCCTGA
- a CDS encoding enoyl-CoA hydratase/isomerase family protein has protein sequence MSDQHLELSGTGAVRVLTISRPEKLNALNRAMVVALQARLDALAADASLRVLIVTGAGPKAFVAGADIAEFEGLTSEQATRLAQQGQRVLDTLEALPVPTIAAINGFALGGGCELALACTFRIVADTARLGLPETSLGLIPGFGGTQRLARAVGTQRALDLILTGRQVSAEEAVHIGLALRAVPAAQLMDEVRALAAHLATRAPLALRYAREAVSEGADRPLADALGLEARLFGLAASSDDMREGVRAFLDKRQASFTGR, from the coding sequence ATGAGCGACCAGCATCTGGAGTTGTCGGGTACCGGCGCCGTGCGCGTGCTGACGATCAGCCGTCCCGAGAAGCTCAATGCGCTGAACCGCGCGATGGTGGTGGCGCTGCAGGCACGTCTCGATGCGCTCGCGGCCGATGCATCCCTGCGCGTGCTGATCGTCACGGGTGCGGGACCGAAGGCGTTCGTCGCCGGTGCAGACATCGCGGAGTTCGAGGGACTGACCTCCGAGCAGGCGACCAGACTGGCACAGCAGGGGCAGCGCGTGCTCGACACGCTCGAGGCGCTGCCCGTGCCGACCATCGCGGCGATCAACGGTTTCGCGCTCGGCGGCGGATGTGAACTGGCGTTGGCGTGTACGTTCCGCATCGTGGCGGACACGGCTCGACTCGGTCTTCCGGAGACCTCGCTGGGACTCATCCCCGGATTCGGCGGGACGCAGCGGCTCGCGCGGGCCGTCGGCACGCAGCGCGCGCTCGACCTGATACTCACGGGGCGGCAGGTGTCTGCCGAGGAAGCCGTCCACATCGGCCTGGCTCTCCGTGCGGTGCCGGCGGCGCAGTTGATGGACGAGGTGCGGGCGCTGGCGGCACATCTGGCCACGCGCGCGCCGCTGGCCTTGCGGTATGCCCGCGAGGCCGTCTCGGAAGGCGCAGACCGGCCGCTCGCCGACGCGCTGGGACTCGAAGCGCGGCTCTTCGGCCTTGCGGCATCCAGCGACGACATGCGCGAGGGCGTGCGCGCGTTCCTGGACAAGCGTCAGGCATCATTTACAGGTCGTTGA